The proteins below come from a single Diadema setosum chromosome 21, eeDiaSeto1, whole genome shotgun sequence genomic window:
- the LOC140244207 gene encoding uncharacterized protein translates to MKLIGNSSYGKTITNKEKHRNVNVCDENKAQKQVNSTLFRDLNPIGKDCYEVDMAKQKIKMDLPVQIGHAVYQMAKLRMLQFYYDFLVKYVDPSDFQMCEMDTDSAYIAISSKDFEDVIKPNMKEQYEEDKGNWFPRNDCVENAMYDKRTPGLFKVEWEGDGIVALCSKTYYCFGPTDKFSCKGVSKRQSDINKNTYLEVLHSRVSGGGTNLGFRVVNNGVSTYSQTRNAFTYFYPKRKILDDNISTTYLDI, encoded by the coding sequence ATGAAGCTGATCGGAAACTCCTCCTACGGGAAGACAAttacaaacaaggaaaaacatcGCAATGTGAATGTGTGCGATGAAAATAAGGCACAAAAACAAGTCAATAGCACTCTGTTTCGGGATCTCAATCCTATCGGAAAAGACTGCTATGAAGTGGATATGgccaaacaaaaaatcaaaatggatCTTCCGGTTCAAATTGGACACGCCGTGTACCAAATGGCAAAACTTCGAATGTTGCAATTTTATTATGATTTCCTCGTGAAGTATGTTGATCCTTCAGATTTTCAGATGTGTGAAATGGATACGGATTCTGCGTATATCGCCATCTCTTCGAAAGATTTTGAGGATGTGATAAAACCGAACATGAAAGAGCAATACGAAGAAGACAAAGGCAACTGGTTTCCTCGAAATGACTGTGTGGAAAATGCTATGTATGATAAACGAACTCCAGGTTTGTTCAAAGTGGAATGGGAGGGTGACGGAATAGTTGCTCTTTGTAGCAAGACGTACTACTGTTTTGGCCCAACAGACAAATTCAGTTGCAAAGGCGTCAGTAAGAGACAAAGTGACATCAACAAAAACACTTACCTAGAGGTTCTCCATTCAAGAGTGTCGGGCGGTGGAACCAATTTAGGATTTCGTGTTGTGAACAATGGTGTCTCTACATACTCGCAAACAAGAAATGCCTTCACTTATTTCTATCCAAAGCGTAAAATCTTAGATGACAACATCTCCACGACGTATTTAGATATCTGA